The segment GGCTCCAGACTGAACTGCAGTTTGGAGCTTTCAAAGCTGCCGCCGCACATCCACCGGGCCACCCACTTGCGCAGCTGGCAGCGGAACAGCACCACCACAACGCCCCACAGCACCACCAGTGCCAGCAGCGCCGGCCATGCCGTGGGCCGCTGGACCAGCAGCACCAGCACCAGCAGGCCGCACAGCACGGCCAGACTGGCGGTGAGCATCTCCAATGTCCATCTTGGTTTTTGTTTCATCAAATCTCCTGCCTTCCGCCGCATTGTTTGCGGCAGCGTGCCCGGATCAGACCTCCATCAGGATGGGGAGGATCATCGGGCTGCGCTTGGTGCGCCGATAGATATAGCTGCTCAGTGCCTCGCGCACACGGGTCTTGACGCTGTTCCAGTCGCGCACATGCTCGTCCACGCAGCGGTCCAGCGCATTTTCCACGATGCTCTGTGCACCGTCCATCAGGCTCTCGTTCTCGCGCACATACACAAAGCCGCGGCTCACAAGGTCGGGGCCGGCCAGCACTTTGCCGGTCTTGCTGTCCACGGTGGCCACAATGATCACCAGACCGTCCTCGGACAGGTGCTTGCGGTCGCGCAGGACTACATTTCCCACATCGCCCACGCCCAGACCGTCCACCATGACGGCACCGGCCGTCACCGGCTCGCCCAGCTTCATCTCATCCTGACTGAGGATGACGTTGGAGCCATTCTCCGCAATGAGGATGTTGCTGGTGGGGATGCCGAGGCTTGCAGCGGTGAGGGCATGCTTTTTGAGCTGCTTGTACTCGCCGTGCACCGGCAGGAAATACTTGGGCTTCGTCAGGGTGAGCATGAGCTTCTGCTCTTCCTGACAGGCGTGGCCGGAAACGTGCACATCGTACATGCTCTCGTAGATGACCTCTGCCCCCAGCAGCAACAGCCCATTGACGATCTTGGTCACGCTCTTCTCGTTGCCGGGGATGGGATTTGCCGAAATGATAATGAAATCGCCGGGGCCCACCCGCACCTGACGGTGGCTGCAGGACGCCATGCGGGAAAGGGCGCTCAGGGGTTCGCCCTGACTGCCGGTGGTAATGAGCACTACCTGCTCCGAGGGATACTGGTTCAGCTCATCCACGCTGATGAGGGTGCCCTCCGGGATGTGCATATAGCCCAGCTCCTGTGCCATGGCGGTGTTGTTCACCATGCTGCGGCCACTGAAGGCCACCTTGCGGCCATCCTCCACAGCCAGATCGATGATCTGCTGCACGCGATAGATGTTGGAAGCAAAGGTGGCAATGATGATCCGCTTGTTGCGGGCACGGGCGAACAGATTGCGCACGCCTGCAGCCACCTTCTGCTCGGTGGCGGTAAAGCCCGGGCGCTCGGAGTTGGTGGAATCGCTCAGCAGGGCCAGCACGCCGCGCTGACCGTACTCGGCCAGTGTGGACAGGTCGGTGACACCGCAGGCCAGCGGGGTATAATCGATCTTGAAGTCGCCGGTCTGGATGATGGTGCCCGCCGGGCTGTCGATGGCAAAGGCCACTGAGTCCGGGATGGAGTGGTTCACATGGATGGGCTCAATGGTAAAGCAGCCCAGCCTGATCTTCTGTCTGGGGGTGATCTCCACAAACTTGGTCTTGCCTGCCAGACCGAACTCTTCCAGCTTGTTGCGGATCAGGCCGCAGGTCAGGCGGGTGCCATAGATGGGCAGATCAAATTTCTGCAGCAGATACGGGATGCTGCCGATGTGGTCTTCGTGGCCGTGGGTGATGAGCAGGCCCTTGATCTTATCCTTGTTCTGCACCACAAAGGTGAAGTCCGGGATGACCATATCCACGCCGTACATGTCGCTGTCCGGGAACACCAGACCGCAGTCCACGATGATCATATCGCCGTTGCACTCGTAGACGGTCATGTTCTTGCCCACTTCACCCAGACCGCCCAGCGGATAGATGTGGATGGGCACAGCGGCCTCTCTGGGCTGCTGCGGGCGGCGGGGCCGACGGTTATAATAAGGACGACGGGTGGTGCGGGGGCGCTTTTCGCCCGTCTGCGCAGCAGGTGCGCCCGCATTCTGATTCGCTGCTGCGGCCTTGCCGCGTGCGGAAACATTGGTATTTTCTTTCGACTGTGCCATTCTGACCTCCAAAATAATTACAGCGCAGGCCGTCCCCGTTTGTGGGAACAGCCGCGCTGTGCATGGGAAGCACCTTGAAAAATCGCATCGGCTTCCGTTGGATGCACCGTATAGAATTTATTTCTCAGCGTGTTTTTTGCAAACCGCTGCCTGTTCCGTAAGAGGTTTTGTGCCAGATAAGTCCATCTGCTCGATGCGACCGTGGCTTTTCTGTTGGAACGCCCGGGCACACGCCTGCGGTGCGCCCCTATACGCATTTTGTTAGGATAAGTATAGTATTTCCCGGCGTTTTTGTCAATTCCAAGGTTTGGCAGCTCCGGCACGGAATATACATTCGCACTTGACAGAAGCCCAAAAATAGCGCTAAATAGAAGCAACTCATTTTATAAGGAGAACCGCATGAAGCAGGTCGAAGTGTACACCGACGGCGCATGCAGCGGCAATCCCGGCCCGGGCGGCTGGGGTGCCGTGCTGCGCTACCGTTTTAACGGCAAAGTCTATGAAAAGGAGCTCAGCGGCGGTGATGACAGCACCACCAACAACCGCATGGAGCTGACAGCCTTTATCGAGGCGCTGCGCCAGCTCAAGGAGCCGTGCGAGGTGCGGCTGTGCTCCGACAGCCAGTATGTCATCAACGGGCTGCAGAAGGGCTGGGCCAGAGGATGGCAGCGCAGGGGCTGGAAAAAAGCGGATGGCTCCCCTGCCCTGAACCCGGACCTTTGGGCACAGGCACTGGAGCAGGAAGCCCGGCACAAGATCACCTACGTCTGGGTCAAGGGCCACGCAGGCCACCCGGAGAACGAACGCTGCGACCAGCTGGCCGTGGCACAGAGCAAAGCACATGGCGGGAGGCAGGGAACATGAGCGACACATTTTTGCCCGGCAGCGGGTTTGACACCTACGAGAGTCAGGATAAAGTTCTGGTGCAGATGGATGGCAGCAGAGAATGCGCCGTAGCCGTGCGCATTTTACAGCAGCAGGGCTTTGCCGTGGCAGGTGCCGCCGTGCGGCTGGACGCCGGGCAGGCCGCCGGAGCGGAGGCGGCCCGAAAGGCGGCGGAAGCCCTTGGCATCGAGTGCATCGTGCTGAACGCCGAAGCACTGGCCGGGCAGGACGCCGATGTTCTGGGCGATGGCGGCACGCCGCTGTTTGCCGCCCTGCTGACGGCTGCAGACAAGCTTGGGATGCAGTATGTGGCAACCGCTCACCGTGCCCGGGTGGAGACCGGCGCAGACGGCGTGCACACTGTCTGCCCGCCCGCAGGCACCGGCAGCGATGACAGCACGATTCTTGCAGCTCTGCCGCAGGAGACACTGGCACGGCTGATCTTGCCGCTGGGCGATTTTGCCCCGGAAGACGTAGCCGAAATGGCCGAGGATTTTAAAGTTTAACAAATACAATTTTGAATAGCCTCCGTTGCACTCTGGCCATATTCAGCGGAAATTCTATTGATAATACGAAAATTGGGAGTATCTGCGGATGCTCCCAATTTTCATTTTTACGGAAGCGGGGTCTAAACCGCAGAATGCATTTCTGCTGCCGTGTGCCGCAGCGGCCTTTCCCGTGAAAAAAGAATTCCGGAAAATCTGCGGATTTTCCGGAATTCTAATATAAAAAATAATGTTTCCTCTGATTATGGCGCAGCGCACGCAGAGCCATTCCAAATCGTTTTGTCAGTTCTGGGGATGCACGATATCGCGCCAGTCCAGATCGCCGCGCTCCAAGCCATGGATCAGCACCTCGGCGGTGGCAATGTTGGTGGCCATGGGGATATTGTGCACATCGCACAGGCGCAGCAGCGTCATTTCGTTGGGCTCGCTGGGCTTTGCGTTGATGGGGTCGCGGAAGAACAGCAGCAGGTCGATCTCATTACAGGCGATGCGGGATGCGATCTGCTGGTCGCCGCCCTGCACACCGGCCAGAAAGCGCTGCACCTGTAAACCGGTAGCCTCGGCGATCAACTTACCGGTCGTACCGGTGGCCACCAGTTTATGCTGGCTCAGGATACGGCAGTAAGCCGTACAAAACTGAACCATCAGCTCCTTTTTGGAGTCATGTGCAATGAGTGCGATCGTCATCCGTTACCCTCTCCTCTTTCTTCACGATGCGGACCCACTTGTAAAAAGTCCTTCGGTTGAAATGATATCACAAAATCCAATCTTTTACAACCGGTTTTTATACAAAACATTCAATTTTGTTTTCTTTTCAGGGGTGTTCCCATTCAAACCACCGCTGCAGCGCCCTTTCCCGCGTCGGTTTTGTCTCCCGTTTTCAGTTCTCCGGCGCAATGGCATCGGGGTTTTGTTCGGCCTGCGCTACGTCCGGTCCATCCTGTACAGCAGGCTGCGCTGTGTCTGCGGCAGGCCCTTCCGGTGCAGCGTCCTGCGCTGCGGGAGCCGTCTGCCCGGCCTGCGGCGCAGCGGTGTCGGCGGTCTGCCCGACTGCCGTTTGTCCTGCGGCATCGGTCTGGGACGCGTCCTGTTTCGCCTGCTCGGCCTCTTTTTCTTCCTCTGCCTGCTGGGCAAGAGAGCCATCCTTCAGGGCAAAGTAGGCATTGGCGATATCCACCACCAGATCACCGGTACGGGCACCGTAGCCGCCGTACTCAATGGTGATGCCAATGGCGATCTGCGGATCGTCCGCCGGCAGGTAAGCCACCATCATAGCGTTCAGATAGTGCTTGCCTGAGGCATAGGTCTCGCTGCGCTGGGGCGTACCGGTCTTGCAGGCGATGGGCACCGGATAGCTTGAAATTTTGCCGCTGATGGTGCTGGGCACCTGCTTCATGCCCTGACGCACCAGTTCAAAGGTGTTGCCGGTGCCCTCGATGACATCCATGACCTCGGGCTTGGTCTCGCTGAGCACCTCGCCGGTATTGGTATCCAGAATGGCCTTGACGAAATGCGTGCGGTAGCGGGTGCCGTTGTTGGCCAGCGTTGCCGCATAGGTGGCCAGCTGGATGGGGGTGACTACCGTATTGCCCTGACCGATGGCGGCCTGAACGTCCAGCGATGCGGTATAGTTGGAGTCGTTCTTGGTGGTCAGCCGTCCCAGCGCCTCACCCACCTCCACGCCGGTGCGCTGGCCCAGACCCAGCTTATAGGCATAGGCATCATAGACATCGCTGGTCAGGCGGCGGCCCACATCATAGAAGAAGACGTTGCAGCTCCACTTGATGGCTGTGATCACATCGATGTTGCCGCTGTGGCCGTGGCGGGTGCAGCGGGGATGATAGTCCTTAAAGTAGTTGTACACGCCGTTGCAGTATACGGTAGAATACTGATTGATGAGGCCGCTGTCCAGCGCAGCCACCGCCACGGCGGGCTTGAAGGTGGAGCCCGGCGTATACAGGCCCTGCAATGCGCGGTTGAACAGCGGCAGGCTCGGGTCAGAGCTGTACTCACTGTAGTTGGACGCATACAGGTTCTGGTCGTAGCTGGGGTAATTGGACGCTGCCATCACGCTGCCGTCCTTCACATCCAGCACCACCACCGCACCGGCGGCAGCTTTCATGGTGCCGGTGTTGTACACGCGGTTGATCATGTCGATGTTCTCTGCCAGTGCCTTGTCCACAGCGCGCTGGAAGTTGCTGTCGATGGTCAGCTGCACCGTGTGGCCCGGCTCCGGCACTGTGGTCAGGCGGGTATCCACGATCACGCCGTCCGAGTTGCGGGTGATTGTCTCCACGCCATCCTTGCCGCGCAGCTCGTCCTCATAAACGGATTCCAGGCCGGAAATGCCCAGAACATCGTTCATATTATAGCCTTTTTCCCGCAGCGGATAGGTCACCTGACCATTTGAATCGGTCACCTTCCACTTTTCAGCGGTGATCTTGCCCACACGGCCCAGCACGGCCGGGATGATATCGCTCTGGTCGTAGCTGCGGGCACTGGTCTCCACGATCTCCACGCCGGGCAGCTGCAGGCTGTGCTCCTTGATGGTAGCCACCGTTGCCGCGCTGACGTTTTCTGCCATGACAAAGTTGTTCACATTGGAAAAGGCCTGCCGGTCCATCTCGTAGTGGATGCCGGCCAGCACCCGCTGCCATTCCAGCGAGAAGCCCTGCAGCTCGTTCTTTTCCACCAGCATTTCCATCACATCGTTGGCGGTGGCATACTGCTGCAGGCCAAGGGTCTCCTTCATATCCGCCAGCTGCTTCTGATCGCTGGCAGAAGAATCATCGTCTGTAAAGGCATAGCGGCCTGCTGCGTCCGGCTGGCCGATGAGCAGGGTATCGTTCCAGCTCTCGCCGTTTTCCCGCAGCAGCTCCACGATCTGCTGCAGCATGGCGTCCAGATCGCGGTCCCCCATCAGCAGCTTGTTGAGCACCACATTATAGCTGGTGGCCGTGGTGGCAATGCGTCGCCCGGCGCTGTCCACGATGTCGCCGCGGGCCGCAGTGACCGTGAAATTATAGTCGGTGGTGTTGGTCGCCTTGGCTTTGAAATCGTCGCCGTTGACCAGCTGCAGAAAGATCAGCCGCATCGCGTACAGGCCCATGATAACACAGGCCACTGCGATGAGCAGGAGCATCCGGTGCAAGACGTTTTTTCGTTCGTTTTGGTTCATCCGCGTTTCCTCCGGCGGTTCAGATCACGCCGTTGTCGATTTTGAACTCGTTATAAATGCGCCGCACCAGACTGAACAGCACCAGCGACGGCACCAGCGTCATCACTGCCGAGGGCAGCACAAAGGTGAGCCAGCGGCTCAGCGCCCAGCTGTAACCCGGCATATAGTAAAAAAACAGCCAGTCCAGCGAGAGCACCACAAGGGCCGTGCCGGTGCCGATGAGCGCAAAGTTCCATGTGCTGCCCTGCAGATACACCTGCACCAGCACCGAAAGCGCAAAACAGAGCAAAAGCAGTTCCAGCGCCAGCATTCCCACCGTGCGCCCGGCGGTGTAATCCCACAAAAGGCCGCCTACCGCGCCAAACAGCGCCCCGGCAAACTCGCCCTCGTACACCGCCACCGCAAGACAGAGCGGCAGGATGAAAAGCGGTTTTGCCTGCCCCAGCCGGAACAGGCCGGGCGTGGTCTGCAATGCCGCGCACACAAACAGCGCTGCTGCATAGCAGGCCCATTTCAACGCCTGACTGCGGCTGCGCATACGGCGTGATTCCATACCGGTGCCTCCTTAATAATCGGTGATGACAAAAACATGCTTGACGGTGCGCGGGTCTGCGCCCGGGCGGATGACCGCCAACGAAGATTTGCCGCTGACTTCCGGCTCCACCTTCTGCACCACGCCCACCAGCACATCCGGCGGGAACACGCCGCCAAGGCCGGTGGTGATGACCTGATCGCCCATCTGAGTTTCGGCGGCGCGCTCCAGATTGGTGAGCACGCACAGGCCGTCACCGGCGTAGTCGGTGCTGCCGGTGAGGATGCCGTTTTCCCGCGTGCGGGACACAACGCCCGCTGCGTTGAAGCTGGGATGCAGGACGGTCATCACCTTGCAGCTGGTGGTATCTGCCTCCACCACGACGCCCACAAGGTAGCCCTTATCGCTGATCACGGCATCGCTCACGGCCACACCGTTCACGGTGCCGCAGTCCAGCGTAAAGCCGCCAAACTCATCCAGCGGGTCGCGGCCGATCACAAAGCCGGAAACATAACTGGCCTCGCTGTTGGCATCCTGAATGCGGGTCAGCGCCTTGTAGGCTTCGTTCTCCGCCTTGATGCGGTCGTAGTCCACCATCTGCTGGCGCAGTTCAGCGTTCTCAGCTTCCAGCTGTTCGTTCTGGGCCATCACATCATCGATGCTGGTGTATTTTTCCCACACCGAACCGATGCCGCCGCTCAAGGCCGAAGTCACCTTCTGAAACGGCGTAAGCACCACGCTCAGCAGCTCCTGCGGGGCGGCAGTCAGCCGGCCATTGGCGCCGGCATAGGCCATGATTCCCACCAGAAACACCGCCACCGCTACCAGTATCTTAAATTTCCATGTGTCAAAAAAATCCTTCAAGGGGGTGTCCTCCTGTTCGGGCTCCTGCCATAAGAAAAGCGCGGACAGCTCTGCCATCCGCGCAAGGAACATTGTTTGCCGCGGAAATCAGCGCAGGCGCTGCGCAAAAGAGCTTTTTCCGCAAGTACGGGCTGCGGCCCGTGTTACATGTGTCCGCCGTCGGTGTCCAGCACATCATGCAGGACGTCCACATGATCCAGGACCGCACCGGCACCCTTGGCCACGCAGTCCAGCGGATCTTCCGCAATGTGCACGTCGATGCCGGTCTCGCTCTGGATCAGCTGATCCAGTCCCCGCAGCAGTGCGCCGCCGCCGGTCAGGGTGATGCCGCGGTCAATGATATCCGCGCTCAGCTCCGGCGGGGTGCGCTCCAGCGTTTCCTTGATGGCGCTGGTGATCTTGACCAGACACTCCAGCAGCGCCTCGCGCACATCCTCCGAGTGGACTACGATGTTTTTGGGCAGGCCGTCCACCAGATTGCGACCCTTGATCTCCATGGTCATTTCAGGGTCCAGCACATAGGCAGAGCCGATCTCGATCTTGATCTGCTCTGCGGTGCGCTCACCAATGAGCAGGTTGTACTTGCGCTTGATGAAGGCAATGATGGCCTGATCGAACATATCACCGGCCATGCGCACGCTGCGGGAGGCCACGATGCCGCCCAGAGAAATGACAGCAATCTCAGCCGTGCCGCCGCCGATGTCCACGATCATGCTGCCGGTAGGCTCGCTGATGGGCAGGCCCGCACCGATGGCAGCAGCCATGGGCTCTTCAATGACGGACACCTGACGGGCACCGGCCTTGAGAGTCGCTTCGCGCACCGCGCGGCGCTCCACCTCGGTGACGCCCGACGGGATGCAGATGACCACGCGGGGGCGGGAGAACATGCTGTTGCCGCATGCCTTCTTGAGGAAGTTCTCCAGCATATTGGCCGTGATGTCAAAATCGGCAATGACGCCGTCCTTCAGGGGGCGGACCGCCACGATGCTGCCGGGGGTGCGGCCAATGACTGCCTTTGCCTCGGCACCCACGCAGCGCACCTCATCGGTCTTGGTGTCCACGGCCACCACCGAAGGCTCACGCATGATGATGCCCTTGCCCTTCATATATACCAGAGTATTTGCGGTACCCAGATCGATACCCACATCTTTTGAAAACAGGCCCATTGTAATTTCTCTCCTTATTGCTTCCCATTGAAATCTATCCAGAGCGTCCGGCGGACTTTTTACACCGCCCTGCGCAGAATAACACGGTACTATTATAGCCGCAAGCCAATAATTTCTCAAGCGTTTGCGCAAGTTTTCTTCGTTTTTTCCAGTTTTCTCACATAAAATGTGCCAGCAGCTGTACGGTGCGGCTCACCGGCAGGCCCATGATCGTGTAGTAGTCGCCCTCGATGCGGTCCAGCCAGAGGGCCGCACGGCCCTGAATGGCGTAGGCACCGGCCTTGTCGTAGGGTTCAGCGGTGGAAGCGTAAAAGTCGATCTCCTCCCCGCTCAGCGGGAAAAAGGTAACGCGGCAGCTGTCCACAAAGCTTTCGGTGCGGGTCCCGTCCGAAATGCACACACCGGTATGCACCTCGTGGGCAGCACCGGAAAGGGCCCGCAGCATCCGCTTTGCGTCCTCTGTACTGTGAGGCTTGCCGAATACTTCACCGTTCACATCCACCACGGTGTCGCAGCCGATGACCACCGCACCCGGGTGCTGGGCCGAAACAGCAAGGCATTTGCCCCGGGCCAGCTGCTCCACCAGCTGAGCAGGGGTGTCGGCCTGCACTGTACTCTCGTCAAAATCGCTGACACAGACGGTGAAATCGGTGGTGTACAGGGAAAGCAGCTCCCGCCTGCGCGGGCTGCCGGAAGCTAAAATCAAATTCATAGGATCCATCTTTCTTTTCAACATCCTTGCCAGCTTATTTACCCGTCGAGCCAAAGCCGCCCTCGCCGCGCTGGGTATCGCCCAGTTCTTCGGCGGGCACAAAGGCGGCGGTGTACACCGGTGCGATGCACAGCTGTGCCACACGCTCACCGGGCTGGATGGTGTAAGCCTCCCTGCCCAGATTGACCATGGGCACCTTCAGTTCGCCGCGGTAGTCGCTGTCCACCACGCCCACGCCATTGGCCATGCACAGGCCGTGCTTGATGGAAAGGCCGCTGCGGGCATACACCAGTGCCACGCTGTGGGCACCCGGCAGCTCGATGGCAAGGCCGGTGGGCACCAATGCCCGCTCCATAGGGGCAAGGGTGAGCGGCTCATCCAGCACGGCGCACAGGTCGGCGGCGGCAGAGCCGGGGGTGGCGTAGGCGGGCACCTTTGCCCGGGCATCCAGTACCTTATATTTTACAGTGATGGGTTCCATAGTATACCTCGTTTTGGTTTTATAGCAACTCCTTCAGTCTCGCATACGCTCGACAGCTCCCTCAGGGAGGGAGCCTCTTCAGTCGATCTGTCGGAAAAGCCTCCCTCCTTGAGGGAGGCGGCATCGCGTCAGCAATGACGGAAGGAGTTTCAGTTCGTACCTTTAAAATACAGTCCGCGGGTAAAATCCCCCTCAAAGGGTGCGTGGGTGCGGATCATGTCAAGGATCTGCGCTGCTTCCTCCCGGCTTTCCAGCGTGAAGTAGGCCACGCCGTAGTCCACCGTCAGTGCGCCCGGCTTATCTCCCATATAAATAGGTACGGGATTGTAGATGGTGCGCACACCAAGGCCGCACCGCACCGGGAATTTCTTTGCCTTGCGGTCGGTCAGCACACCGGTCTTATCGCAATGGGCGCAGTCGTGGATGTTCTGCAGCGGGCAGGCGCGGGTGACCATCAGCGGCATGTGACCGTACACCAGCACACCGGTGGGCACCGGCCTGCCGTCATGGGTGGGGGCAATGGTGCTGATGTCGCTGTCCTTCACCTCGGGCAGGATGAGCATGGAGCCAAGGCCGTTGTCTGCATAGAACTGTGCGGCCAGCTGATTGGTGATGTTCAGGCCAAAGCTGCCGCTCATGGGCAGGCCCCGGCACAGGCGCAGGTGGGCGATATTGCTCACCTCATAACCCGCAAAACCGGCATCCTGCGTGGCCGCGATGCGGCGGGCAGTGTCCTCTTCCAGACGGCCGAACATGACCCGGGGCAGCTCCAAAAGGGTCTTTGCCCGCCATTCCCGGGGCACGCGGTCGGCCTGCGCAATGGGCAGGATGAGATACTCGATGCCGTCAAGCGCCCGCTCCGGCACCTGCTCCCAGTTCTCGAACCGGGCACGCAGGGTGCGGCGGGACGGCAGGGTGCGCAGCGGCAGAGCGGGCACATGCTCGTCCGTGGTGGGCCATGGGCGCAGCACTTCCCGCTTTTTCAGCAGGGCATCCAGCGCTTCCCGGCGCAGCTCGTTGACGGCGCTGCCGGGCACGAACCACGGCCCACCGTCCATTTCCACCGTGATATCCTCTGCCGATGCCGCAAAGGGCGTACCTCCGGTCTTAGCAAGGCTGCGGTGCAGGCTCTCGGTGGGGTCGGTGCGGGCGGGCTGCGGCTCAGCGTCGCCATAGGCGAAGGCCTTATTGCCGTCGGCGTCCATGACGGTGAGCTTCTCGCCGCCCTCTTCGATCTCCAGCTTCATCTTCACCGGCACACGGCTGCGCTCACGGCGGTAAAGCTCCCGCAGCATAGGCAGGGTCTTTTTGGTCTGCTCGGCGTCCGCTTCGCTGCGCACACCAAACATGGTACCGTCAATTTTCCCATCCAGATAGCCAGAGGTGAAGCCCGAACGACTGAAGGCATTTTTCAAAAGGTCACGGTCGTAGGCGCGGCCCTCCCGGCCTGCCAGACAGGCGCTGACCGCCGCCGCCACGTACTCCGGCGTGCGCAGACGGCCCTCAATTTTTGCCGATGCCACGCCAAGCGCCTGCAGCTGGTCCAGCTTATCGATGACCGAGTTGTCCTTCAGGGACAGGTGGTGCAGACGGCCCGGCTTACCCTCCGGCAGAGCGTTTGCCTCAAAGGGCAGTCGGCAGGGGCCTGCACAGGAGCCGCGGTTGCCGCTGCGCCCGCCCAGAAAAGCCGACATATAGCACTGGCCGCTGACGCACATGCACAGTGCGCCATGCACAAAGCACTCGGTCTCGATGCCGCAGTGCTTCGTGATGTGCTCCACCTCAGGCAGGCTCAGCTCCCGGGCCAGCACCACCCGGGTGAAGCCCAGCTCCTTGAGCTCCAGTGCACCCTGCAGGCTGTGCACGCTCATCTGTGTGGAGCCGTGGCGGGGCAGCTGCGGAGCGATCCTGCCGATCAAGGTTGCCACCGCCAGATCCTGACAGATGACGGCATCTGCCCCGCTGGCGGCAACGGCGCGAATGGCCGCTTCCAGCGCAGGCAGCTCCCCGCCGTAGACGGTAGTGTTCAGTGCCACATGCACGGCCACGCCCCGGGCATGGCAGAAGCGCACCGCATCTTTCAGCGTGTCTGCGTCAAAATTGTTGGCACTGGTGCGGGCATTGAAGCCCGAAAATCCCAGATACACTGCATCGGCCCCGCTGAACACAGCGGCACGCAGCATTTCTTCATTGCCCACCGGGGCAAGGATCTCGATCTTTGACATATTTCTCCTTTATCCTGTAAAAGGCGCTCAGCCCTTCTGTTCCATGCCTTCGCTTCTGCCCGCCGTCTGCTGCGCGGCCTGCTGGGCGCGCTCTTCGCGCCGGGCTTCCTTGCTGCGCATCTTTTCCAGCTGTTCCCGCAGAGCGGCAGCCTCCCGGCGCAGCACCTCATTTTCCGCCTTTGCCTTGTCTTCTGCCAGCTTTGCGCGGGCGGCGTCCGCAATGTAGTCCTGAATCTGGCTGCGCATGTTCTCCGCGCTGCCGGTGCTCTTGCGGTACTCATCCAGATAATCCATGGCGCAGAACACCGCCGCCTTCGTCACCGAAAGGTTTTCGTTTGCGTCCAGCAGCTTTGTGATATCCTCGTCCAGCTTTTTTGCCAGCGACTGGATATATTTTTCCGGGTCCGTCGTAGCGATGGCATACGGCGTACCCGCAATGTTCACCCGTACCTTGTTGACCATATCTATTCCCCTTTATCCTTTTCCGCCCTTGCACAGGCGGTTCTGTTCTTGGTGATTTCCGAAAAGCGGCACCGTTTCCGGTACCGTTTCGGCGTTTTGTTCCCCTCCGGGAGAGTTACCCGACACATTTCCCCCGGAATTTGTGCCCGAAAATGTTTCGGAAAGCAGGTTTCTCTCCCTATTATAATATAAATAAGCATCAAGAAAAAGTGTATTTTTTGAAATTTTGGCATATTTATCAGAAAGTTCAATAAAAAAATGTCAGTTACGGAAAAAATCCCTTGATTCCTTGCATTTGTCATTCTGTCATATTATAATATCTTTGTTATGTTGGCGGCAGAGCAAGTGAGGGAAAGTGTCTGCAGGCGCCAATTATTTCAATTATTTTAGCAAAGCTGAAAACTTATGCGGATAGGAGTACCTTTATGACATCGAAAGAATTCGGTAAACTTCTTCAGGACAAGCTCACCAGCGAGTACGGCGTGGAGCTGAGTGTTGCTTCCAACCAGCAGATCTACCGTTCTCTGGCACTGATCTGCCGCCAGATGATGAGCGAGAACCACAAGAAGTTCCAGTCCAAGGCCATTGGCACCGGCACCAAGCAGGTGTACTACCTGTGCATGGAGTTCCTGATGGGCCGCAGCCTGAAGACCAGCCTGCTGAATCTGGGTCTGGACGAGGTGGCAAAGAAGGCCCTGTCCGATGC is part of the Faecalibacterium sp. HTF-F genome and harbors:
- a CDS encoding ribonuclease J, with the translated sequence MAQSKENTNVSARGKAAAANQNAGAPAAQTGEKRPRTTRRPYYNRRPRRPQQPREAAVPIHIYPLGGLGEVGKNMTVYECNGDMIIVDCGLVFPDSDMYGVDMVIPDFTFVVQNKDKIKGLLITHGHEDHIGSIPYLLQKFDLPIYGTRLTCGLIRNKLEEFGLAGKTKFVEITPRQKIRLGCFTIEPIHVNHSIPDSVAFAIDSPAGTIIQTGDFKIDYTPLACGVTDLSTLAEYGQRGVLALLSDSTNSERPGFTATEQKVAAGVRNLFARARNKRIIIATFASNIYRVQQIIDLAVEDGRKVAFSGRSMVNNTAMAQELGYMHIPEGTLISVDELNQYPSEQVVLITTGSQGEPLSALSRMASCSHRQVRVGPGDFIIISANPIPGNEKSVTKIVNGLLLLGAEVIYESMYDVHVSGHACQEEQKLMLTLTKPKYFLPVHGEYKQLKKHALTAASLGIPTSNILIAENGSNVILSQDEMKLGEPVTAGAVMVDGLGVGDVGNVVLRDRKHLSEDGLVIIVATVDSKTGKVLAGPDLVSRGFVYVRENESLMDGAQSIVENALDRCVDEHVRDWNSVKTRVREALSSYIYRRTKRSPMILPILMEV
- the rnhA gene encoding ribonuclease HI, producing the protein MKQVEVYTDGACSGNPGPGGWGAVLRYRFNGKVYEKELSGGDDSTTNNRMELTAFIEALRQLKEPCEVRLCSDSQYVINGLQKGWARGWQRRGWKKADGSPALNPDLWAQALEQEARHKITYVWVKGHAGHPENERCDQLAVAQSKAHGGRQGT
- the mgsA gene encoding methylglyoxal synthase, whose translation is MTIALIAHDSKKELMVQFCTAYCRILSQHKLVATGTTGKLIAEATGLQVQRFLAGVQGGDQQIASRIACNEIDLLLFFRDPINAKPSEPNEMTLLRLCDVHNIPMATNIATAEVLIHGLERGDLDWRDIVHPQN
- a CDS encoding peptidoglycan D,D-transpeptidase FtsI family protein → MNQNERKNVLHRMLLLIAVACVIMGLYAMRLIFLQLVNGDDFKAKATNTTDYNFTVTAARGDIVDSAGRRIATTATSYNVVLNKLLMGDRDLDAMLQQIVELLRENGESWNDTLLIGQPDAAGRYAFTDDDSSASDQKQLADMKETLGLQQYATANDVMEMLVEKNELQGFSLEWQRVLAGIHYEMDRQAFSNVNNFVMAENVSAATVATIKEHSLQLPGVEIVETSARSYDQSDIIPAVLGRVGKITAEKWKVTDSNGQVTYPLREKGYNMNDVLGISGLESVYEDELRGKDGVETITRNSDGVIVDTRLTTVPEPGHTVQLTIDSNFQRAVDKALAENIDMINRVYNTGTMKAAAGAVVVLDVKDGSVMAASNYPSYDQNLYASNYSEYSSDPSLPLFNRALQGLYTPGSTFKPAVAVAALDSGLINQYSTVYCNGVYNYFKDYHPRCTRHGHSGNIDVITAIKWSCNVFFYDVGRRLTSDVYDAYAYKLGLGQRTGVEVGEALGRLTTKNDSNYTASLDVQAAIGQGNTVVTPIQLATYAATLANNGTRYRTHFVKAILDTNTGEVLSETKPEVMDVIEGTGNTFELVRQGMKQVPSTISGKISSYPVPIACKTGTPQRSETYASGKHYLNAMMVAYLPADDPQIAIGITIEYGGYGARTGDLVVDIANAYFALKDGSLAQQAEEEKEAEQAKQDASQTDAAGQTAVGQTADTAAPQAGQTAPAAQDAAPEGPAADTAQPAVQDGPDVAQAEQNPDAIAPEN
- the mreD gene encoding rod shape-determining protein MreD, with product MESRRMRSRSQALKWACYAAALFVCAALQTTPGLFRLGQAKPLFILPLCLAVAVYEGEFAGALFGAVGGLLWDYTAGRTVGMLALELLLLCFALSVLVQVYLQGSTWNFALIGTGTALVVLSLDWLFFYYMPGYSWALSRWLTFVLPSAVMTLVPSLVLFSLVRRIYNEFKIDNGVI